The DNA window TCGTGGATGGCCTTGGACCCACTGGCCACCAGCGGCGCGAGCCCTCCGGTGGCCACCACTTTCACGGGCTGGCCCAGGTCGGTCTGCATGCGCGCGCAGATGCCGTCCACCATCCCGACGTAACCGTAGAAGAGCCCCGACTGCATCGAGTGCACCGTGTTGCGCCCGATGACATGCGGCGGCCGCACGAACTCCACGCGCGGCAGCTTGGAGGCGTTCTGGAACAGCGCCTCCATGGAGATGTTGATGCCCGGGCAGATGCAGCCGCCCAGGTACTCGCCTCGCGCGGAGACCGCGTCGAACGTCGTCGCGGTGCCGAAGTCCACGACGATGAGCGCCGAGCGGTGCTTCTCGAACGCGGCCACCGCGTTGACGATGCGGTCGGCGCCCACCTCGCGAGGGTTGTCGTAGAGGATGGGCATGCCCGTCTTCACGCCGGGCCCCACGAACATGGGCCGCATGCGGAAGTAGCGCTCGCTCATCTTCTCCAGACTGAATTGGAGCGGAGGCACCACGCTGGACACGGCCACCGCGCGCACCTTCGCCGCGTCGATGCCGCTGTGGGAGAAGAGCTGACGCACCAGGATGCCGTACTCGTCCGAGGTGCGCCGCGTGCTCGTCTCCACGCGCCAGTGGTCGAGCAGCTTCCGGCCCTCGAACACCCCGAGAACGGTGTTGGTATTGCCAACGTCGATGGCCAGGAGCATCACGTCGCGCACTCTACTCCGAAGGGGCGCTCCACGGGCCGACTTGCCGGGCCCTACCGCGTGCGCTGCGGCTGCCGGGGACGGAGCTGCTCGACGTCGCCCGCGAGCACCCGCTCCACCTGCCCCGCCTCGGTGCGCACGAGCAGCGCGCCCGACGGGTCGATGTCCACCGCCAGGCCTCGCAGCTCACTGCGGTCCGTGCGGACCAGCACGTCCTGGCCCAGCGTGGAGGACAGCTCCTTCCAGCGGGCACGCACCGCGTCGAAGCCCGTCTCCAGGTACAGGTCCAGCCACTCCTCCATCCGCGTCCAGAGGCCGGCGGCGAACTGGGCCCGGTGCACCTTCTCGCCTCGGGCCAGGGACACCGACGTGGCCGTCTCCCGCAGCTCCTCGGGGAAGTGCTCCGCCTGGCAGTTCAGGTTGACCCCCACGCCGACGATGACGAAGTGGACCCGCTCCGGCTCGGCGGAGAGCTCCGTGAGGATGCCCGCCACCTTGCGGCCGGAGATCTGGACGTCGTTGGGCCACTTGATGGCCGCGTCGGCGCCGAACTCGCGCAGGTTCTCGGCCAGGGCCACGGCCGCCACGAGGGTCAGCTCGGGAGCCCGCTGCGGCGGCAATTCCGGGCGGAGGATGGCGGAGAAGTACAGGTTGAGCCCGGGGGGAGACACCCAGGCGCGCCCCCGGCGTCCCTTGCCGGAGGTCTGCTGCTCGGCCACCACGACCTCGCCGTGTTCGGCGCCGTCCTGTGCCAGCCGGAAGGCCACCTCGTTGGTGGAGCCCACCACGGCGTGGTGGTGGAGGGTGCGGCCCAGCTCGCGAGTCCCTAGCAGCGGGGTGACTTCCAGCGACGTGAGGCGATCCGGCACCTCCACCAGCCGGTAGCCCCGTGCGGGGATGGCCTCGATGCGGTAGCCCTTGGTGCGAAGCGCCTCCACGCGCTTCCAGACGGCCGTGCGGGAGAGCCCCAGCTTGCCCGACAGGGTCTCGCCAGAGGTGTAGTCGTCACCGCTCTCAGAGAGGAACCCCAGGATGAGTTCCTCTTGCGTCTGCTCGATTGTTTCCACGGCCACGGCGACACCTCACAAGAGGCGCAAGGGTATGGAGCGGCGCCGAGGCTTTCAACCCACCGGGTTCGCGACCCGAGGCTCCCTGTTCACCGGCCCGGGATTCAGCGAGCCGGAGGGCTTCCGTGCGAGGACGCGCCGCCCTTCAACTCGTAGGACACCAGCTCCAGGCGAGTCTGGGGGATGCGCTGCTGGTTGGCGGTCTCCACGGCCGTCTCCAGACGGACCATGCCCACGCCCGGGGCGAACGTCATCGTGTTGATGAGCGTGGCCTTGGCATCGACCCGGTTGCGCCCTTCCACCTCGATGCACGACGGGAAGGTGCCCGCGGGGGTGTCGCAAGAGCCGCCCGCCTGGACAATCTGGTAGCGCTCCGTGGAGGACACCGACACCACGTTCGTCCACGCCTGGCCGGTGCGCAGGGGGGCTCGGAGCAGGTAGCGCTTGGGGTCCCTCAAACCGTAGGCATCCACGGAGAACTGGCCGCCCTGATTGTCGTGAAAGTAACCCTCTTCCTGCTTGAGGATCTCCACGGTGAAGGAGCGGTCGGCCCGTCCGTTGAGCCGGTACGTCCACTTGTTGCCGACGGCGAGCGGGTAGTAATCCGCCACGTCTCCGGTGGCGGACCGAGCCTCGGGCTCCGCCTCCACGCGCCTGGCGCAGCCGCTTCCCAGCACCATGGCGGCCAGCAGGACCGCGCCACCCACTCCGAACGAACGCGTCATCTCGATGTCAGTCCGCGTGGTCCCGGCCACGCGCCTCCGCGGTGATGTGCTTGCGTGAAGCGTAGAGCGTCTCCAGGGCCTGCTGCGCCGCGGCCTGCACGGCTGGCGCGTCATGCCCCTGGGCCACGGTATACAAGTATGCCTCCGCCTCGGGGCCACCAATCTCGCCCACGGCGAAGACCAGCTCCTGCACGAAGCCATTGTCCCGGCCTCGCGCCAGGTCGATGAGCGCCGGCACGGCGACGCGGGCCTTCATCTCGACAAGGGCGCCGATCGTCTTGCGCAGGGCGTCTCCATCGGAGGACTCCTTCAGACGCTCGATGAGCAGCGGGGCCGCAGCGGGGTGCTGACGTTCGGCCAGGGTGCGCAAGGCGAATTCACGGATGCGCGCATCGTCCGCGTGGAGTTCCTGGACCAGGGCCTCATCGGTGCGCTCCAGGGCGGCGAGCTGGAGCACCGAGGAGTCCGTCACCTGACGGAGCACGGCCTCCAGCGCGGTGCGCATGGCGGACTGTCGTCCCTCTGGAGTGTCCTCCAGGACGGGGGCTTCGCCGAGGCCGACGACTTCGTAGCGCTGTGGCAGGTCTCCGCCGAAGCGCTCCAGGACGAGGTTGGCGCCGACCTCCGCGAAGCTGCGTGGGTCTCCGTCCTTCAGCACCTCGCGGGTGAACGGAATCTCCAGCGTGAGGCGCCAGGGGCGCACGTCGCGCGGGGTGTCCTCGCCTTTCAGCTCGAAGCGGCCGGAAGACTTCAGCGCGTGGGAGAACAGTGTCGCGACGCCCTCCGGGGCAATCCCCAGCAGGGCGTTGTCTCGGACCGTGGCACCGGACACATCCACGGGCGCCACGACATGGCGTGGCGCCTGCGAGCGGCAGGCACCAAGGAGGACGACGCAGAAGGCGAGCATCAGGGCCGGCTTCATCGCCCGCTCAGGGTAACACCCGAATCGGACCTGTGCCGGTCATTCCCGCCCGCCGGGGACGAAGGGTGTTACCTCGGGCCCACTTCTGGGGCCCCTGACGGGGAGCACGGTCCCTCGCACCTCGTGCGACCTGGCGCATCTTGCAGAGAGCACGCTTGTGTGCGGAGGGAGTCGTGGACGGAGGTGGCCGTACGGACGAGGCCGCTCACGGTTGATGCGAGCCGCGACATCCCCCGCGCCCCTCAACGCGTAGGCGCATGTCCCAACCCTCTGAAGAGTGACTGGGATGCAGCAGCGAAGTGGACGCAACCTCTCGCGCCTCGTGCGAGTCACACCGTCCACTCCCAACGACCGTCCCTGTCCCCGAAGGGGGGCGGACGCGAAGGCCATGGAGTGGGCGCAGCCTTTACCACCGCGTGCGAGTCACACCATCCATTCCCCACGACCGTCTCTGCCTCGAAGGGAGACCTGGACGCGAAGGCAATGGAGTGGACGCGGACTCAACCACCGCGTGCGAGTCACACCGTCCACTCCCAACAACCGTCCCTGTCCTCGAAGCGTGACCTGGACGAGGAAGCCACGGAGTGGACGCGGCCTTGCGACCGCGCCCACTCATCATGGCTATCGACGACGCGGAAGCGTCAGCCCTCGCTCCCCTCAGCGGGCAACTTGGGCGGAGTGGACGCCTCCGAATGTGGCTCGGAGGACTCACCCTCCGGACCCGCCGCCTTCGTGACGGCCTCACCCTGAGGAGCCTGTTCCACTCCAGCGGCCTCCGTCGCACCTTCAGTCACCGGCACCGCGGCGGCCACACTCTCGGCCGGCTGCGCCGCGACTTCCGGCTGCGCCGCCTCGGACGCGGACTCCGTCGAAGCCACAGCGCCAGACTCGACACCCGTCGAGATCTCAGCGCCCGACTCCGTACCCTGCGCCTCACCACCCGAAGATGCGGCGCCTTCCGTCTGCGCGGCGCCAGCCTCGGGAGCCGTCACGGCACCCTCGGCCCCTGCACCCGCCGCGGCGGCATCACCCTGCGGCGCACCCGCCGGCGTGGCGCCAGCCTCCGCGCCCCGGTTGCCACGCCCCCGGCGCCCACGACGACGACGACGACGACGCTTGCGATCACCCTGCGCGGCATCGGCACCACCCTCGGCGGCGGCGCCCTCCGGACGAGCACCCACGAAGGCGCTCGCGGCCTCCAGGTCGTCGTCCTCGCCCTCGTCATCCCCGTCGTCGCCCTCTTCGTCCTCCGCCCCCGTGGACTGCGGTGCCTGCACGGGCGCGGCGGGAATCACCTCGCGGGGCTCAACCGCGGCCCCACCCTCGCGAGCCTCCGCACCCTCCACGGAGACCTCGACCTCGTCGCCCGAGCGAGCCTCACGCCGCTCCCGCTCACGACGACGCTTCTCGCGCGGACGCTCCGTCGGAGCAGCAGCGACCTCGCCACCCTCCTCCTCGCGCGTCTGCTTCTCGCGCTGACGCTCCTCGCGACGCTTCTGGGCCTCCTCGGCGTCCAGCTTCGCGGCCTCGAAGAAGCGCTCGTCCACCTCGTACAGCTCGACGCGCGTGACGGTGACGGCCGTCTCGGCCTCCAGGAACTTCTCACCCAGCGCGTCCCCGCACCACAGCATCACCAGCGAGCCGCTGGCCTGCGCCTCGGTGCGCGCGTCCCCGCGCACATCGCCCGCGGTCACCAGCAAGCCCACCTGCGCCGAGTAGTGGCTCAGGTCGCGACGCAGCTCCTGCACGCTCTTGCGGTCGATGGCCGGAGTGCCCTTGAGCATCCGCACCGCGTAGCGCAGCTCCACGCTGCCCTCGCGCTTGCGCGCCGTGAGCAAAGGACCTTCCTTGGAGCGCTTGGCCACCTTCAGCTCGCGGAAGCCCAACGCGTGCATCATCTTCACCACGGACTTCTCGAACGTTCCCACGTCCGCGTCGCCCAGGCGCTTGCGCAGCCCCCGAGCCACCGCGCGGCGCGCGTCCTTGAGCGACGTGCGCAGCGTGGTCAGCAGCGCGGCATCCACCACCGGCTCGCTCGCCACCGCGGCGGCTCCCGTCCGAGCCAACACCGGACGTCCCGCCTCCAGCGGAATCCCCAGCGCCTGCGCGAACGCGGCCTGCAGCTCCAGCGACGGAGCCTCGCTCGGCGAACCCGCGCGCTCCAGCGTCACCTCACCAGAGTCCTTGTTGAACGCGTACTGCGGCCGGCGGCCCGCGTCGATGCGGCGCTGGTTGTCCTCCAGGAGCGCCGTGAGCACCGCCTCCACCGTGAGGTCCTCGGCGCACAGCTCCTTGCTCCGAGCCCGCTCGATGATGGCCTCGGTGCGCAGCCCGGCGTCGGCATCGCTGAGGATTTCGAACACCACCTCTGGCAGCGGCGGGAAACGCTTGCGCTTTCCACCCCGCTCCTCGTCTTCGTCCCTCCGGCGTTTGCGCTCACTGCCGCGACCTGCCGCCCGCACGTTGTCCGTGCGTGGCTCCGGATGACGCTCCGCCGGCCTCAAGGGCGGCAGGTCCTCTTCCGGATTCGGCTCGATTACGCCAGTCTGTGCCAGGGCCTCTACATCCTCGGGAATCGACCAATCCACCAACGCGAAGGTGTCCTTCGCGGTCACAATCACCTTGCGGTCCCTCGTGCGGCGCGCCATGGCGGCCAAGCGCGAGAGCATCGTCACTTCGGGCGTCTTGCCGACGTGGGAGAGCAGGCTCTGTTGGATGGACTTCTCTGTGATTTCAAGGAAGTGGAGGGGACGACCTTCGCTCTCCAGGACTCGGAGCGCGGCCTCGTAGAATGTCATCGAGTATTCCCCAAGAATTCCGAACGGTTACAAAAATGTAGGTCCGTATGGGCGGCGGATGCTAGCCATCGCTAAACTGGCTTGTCAACGAACGGAAGATGACCCGCATACGCATCGGACATCGCTGGAAACGCGAACCCTCGGCCTCCCCGCTGGATTCCATCGCACTGGAACTGGATGGAGTGGACCTTCTGTCCGGAGCGGTTGAGGAGTCCTTAGCAGAAGTAGTGCCCGCTTTGGTGCGCGCCGTGGCATCCCTGTACACGGGAGGCCAGGGAATGGCCCAGGTTTCCTTGGCGGAGGCCCACCTGGAGCTGGTGCTGAGGCGGGTGGGACCCCAGGTGGAGCTGCTCGTGGCCAACCTGGCGCGACCCGCCCGGCTCATGCGTCCCCCTGTGAAAGTGGACGTGGACGAGCTGGTGGAAGCGGTCCGAACCACCGGAACACGCTTCCTGGCGGACGTCACCCAGCTGGCCCCTCGGGCGGTCTCCGCCCCTCTGGCCCAAGCCCTCGCCGAGCCCCTCAAGCAACTGGCCCGGCCCGCCCGACCTCCCGAGGAGGAACCCTCCCGTCCATCCGTGAAGCGGGTGGAGCCCCCTGCCCTCACCGGCTTCGGTTTCGAGCTGCGAGGCACCAGCGCCCGCGCGGGCCGCGACGGAGGAAAGCGGGGCACGGCCGGAATGCTCGCCCCTCTATTGACCGCAGGTGAGGTCTGGCTCTCACTCCCAGGCCGACCCGAAGCCTGGAAGGTGCAGGCCCCTCCGTTCCTGACGGTGCTCGAGCTCTCGCGGCAGGCCGTGGAACTCACACGTGCAGTGGAACTGGGCGAGGCTCGCTTCGAGCTGGCGCCCGCGGGGGCTCGGACTCCGCTGCTGTTGGACCTCAAGGAGGGCAAGGCGAAGACGGGGCGCACGGGGACGGCGTTCGCGCTCACTGGCACGGACCTGGCCGCCGCCCTCTTCCACCTCGGCGAGGCGCTCGGCGCGGCCTTCGCGGAGGAAGACCGCACGCTGGTCAGCAACCCGTACCTGGTGGAGCTGGCGGACCGCTGTCGCGAGGGCCTCTCCCATCTGCGTGGACCGGTGGAGCCTCCCGAGCGCACGGGCGCGGCCCGGGAGAAGCGCTCGCGGTCGACCGGGAGCGCCTCGAAGCCGCTCAAGGTTCCCGGCCGACTGCGGAGGCTGCGCTTCGAGAAGCTGTGGGAACAGCGCGGAATCGACGACGCGGAAGAGTCCCGGCTCCTTCTGGGCCGTCATGGCCCCGTCTGCTGCGCGCCCCAGGTGGCGGTCGCCTTCTCGCGCAAGGACGGAACGAAGCTCTGGAAGCGGGCGGCCCCCTTGGGCGTGGCCGCGGCGGCGGATGGCCACGCCGTCGCGGCGGACGTGTCGCGCGTCTACGGCTTCACGGGCCGAGGCACGGGCGCGCGTTGGCTGCATGACCACGACGGAATCCCCCTGGGGCCGTTGCTCCTGCGAAAGGACGGGCTGCTCCTCACGCTCTCCGAGGACCGCACCGTGGTGGCCTTCGCCGAGGCCACGGGCCGCGAGGTGTGGCGGCTGGCGCCACCGCGCACGCAACGAAGCTGGCTCACGACGCAAGGCCATCGAGCCCTGGTGACGACGGACTCGGGCTACGTCTACGGCCTCGACCTCGAGGATGGACAGGTGCGCTTCCGGATGCGCGCTCCGCTGCCCTTCCACGGACAACCCGTGCCCTGGGGCCGGCGCTTCCTCGCGCTGCTGGGCCGAGGCTCTCGCTGGGCCCTCCTCCTCGCCGATGCGCACACCGGCGAAGCCGAGTGGACCCACGAGCCGGACCTCACCCACCCTTCCGCGCCGCTGCCGGTGGGCTCGCGCGTGTTCCTCGCGGGCGAGCGCGAACGCGAGGGGGTCCTGCTGTGCCTGGACAAGAAGGGGCAGCCCGTCTGGGAGCGCCCCCTGAACCTGGGGCCGGGCCCCTATGCGCTGGCGCCCCTTCCGCGAGCAGTCGTGGTGACGAGCGCCTCGGGTGCCGCGGCGCGAGTGGCGGCATCGGGCACCATCGACTGGCGCGTGGGTGCCGCGGGAGAGCCGCTCATCGGCGCGCTCCCGGCACGCACCGCGCGAGGCGTGACGCTGGTGCCCGGTGAGCGAGTGCGCGCGGTGGACCCCCGAGGGGGCCAGGTGCTGGCCGAGGTGCGCGCGGGGGTGGGGCTCGTCGCGCTCCAGGCGGACGTGCGCCTCAACCTCTTCTTCCTGGACGACACCGGCACGCTGTCCGCGTACCGGCTGGGCACCCACTTCACCGTCGTGG is part of the Myxococcus landrumus genome and encodes:
- a CDS encoding HEAT repeat domain-containing protein translates to MKPALMLAFCVVLLGACRSQAPRHVVAPVDVSGATVRDNALLGIAPEGVATLFSHALKSSGRFELKGEDTPRDVRPWRLTLEIPFTREVLKDGDPRSFAEVGANLVLERFGGDLPQRYEVVGLGEAPVLEDTPEGRQSAMRTALEAVLRQVTDSSVLQLAALERTDEALVQELHADDARIREFALRTLAERQHPAAAPLLIERLKESSDGDALRKTIGALVEMKARVAVPALIDLARGRDNGFVQELVFAVGEIGGPEAEAYLYTVAQGHDAPAVQAAAQQALETLYASRKHITAEARGRDHAD
- a CDS encoding type III pantothenate kinase → MLLAIDVGNTNTVLGVFEGRKLLDHWRVETSTRRTSDEYGILVRQLFSHSGIDAAKVRAVAVSSVVPPLQFSLEKMSERYFRMRPMFVGPGVKTGMPILYDNPREVGADRIVNAVAAFEKHRSALIVVDFGTATTFDAVSARGEYLGGCICPGINISMEALFQNASKLPRVEFVRPPHVIGRNTVHSMQSGLFYGYVGMVDGICARMQTDLGQPVKVVATGGLAPLVASGSKAIHEVDEFLTLEGLRIIYGRNHAT
- a CDS encoding HTH domain-containing protein, encoding MTFYEAALRVLESEGRPLHFLEITEKSIQQSLLSHVGKTPEVTMLSRLAAMARRTRDRKVIVTAKDTFALVDWSIPEDVEALAQTGVIEPNPEEDLPPLRPAERHPEPRTDNVRAAGRGSERKRRRDEDEERGGKRKRFPPLPEVVFEILSDADAGLRTEAIIERARSKELCAEDLTVEAVLTALLEDNQRRIDAGRRPQYAFNKDSGEVTLERAGSPSEAPSLELQAAFAQALGIPLEAGRPVLARTGAAAVASEPVVDAALLTTLRTSLKDARRAVARGLRKRLGDADVGTFEKSVVKMMHALGFRELKVAKRSKEGPLLTARKREGSVELRYAVRMLKGTPAIDRKSVQELRRDLSHYSAQVGLLVTAGDVRGDARTEAQASGSLVMLWCGDALGEKFLEAETAVTVTRVELYEVDERFFEAAKLDAEEAQKRREERQREKQTREEEGGEVAAAPTERPREKRRRERERREARSGDEVEVSVEGAEAREGGAAVEPREVIPAAPVQAPQSTGAEDEEGDDGDDEGEDDDLEAASAFVGARPEGAAAEGGADAAQGDRKRRRRRRRGRRGRGNRGAEAGATPAGAPQGDAAAAGAGAEGAVTAPEAGAAQTEGAASSGGEAQGTESGAEISTGVESGAVASTESASEAAQPEVAAQPAESVAAAVPVTEGATEAAGVEQAPQGEAVTKAAGPEGESSEPHSEASTPPKLPAEGSEG
- a CDS encoding biotin--[acetyl-CoA-carboxylase] ligase, producing the protein MAVETIEQTQEELILGFLSESGDDYTSGETLSGKLGLSRTAVWKRVEALRTKGYRIEAIPARGYRLVEVPDRLTSLEVTPLLGTRELGRTLHHHAVVGSTNEVAFRLAQDGAEHGEVVVAEQQTSGKGRRGRAWVSPPGLNLYFSAILRPELPPQRAPELTLVAAVALAENLREFGADAAIKWPNDVQISGRKVAGILTELSAEPERVHFVIVGVGVNLNCQAEHFPEELRETATSVSLARGEKVHRAQFAAGLWTRMEEWLDLYLETGFDAVRARWKELSSTLGQDVLVRTDRSELRGLAVDIDPSGALLVRTEAGQVERVLAGDVEQLRPRQPQRTR
- a CDS encoding outer membrane protein assembly factor BamB family protein, with the protein product MTRIRIGHRWKREPSASPLDSIALELDGVDLLSGAVEESLAEVVPALVRAVASLYTGGQGMAQVSLAEAHLELVLRRVGPQVELLVANLARPARLMRPPVKVDVDELVEAVRTTGTRFLADVTQLAPRAVSAPLAQALAEPLKQLARPARPPEEEPSRPSVKRVEPPALTGFGFELRGTSARAGRDGGKRGTAGMLAPLLTAGEVWLSLPGRPEAWKVQAPPFLTVLELSRQAVELTRAVELGEARFELAPAGARTPLLLDLKEGKAKTGRTGTAFALTGTDLAAALFHLGEALGAAFAEEDRTLVSNPYLVELADRCREGLSHLRGPVEPPERTGAAREKRSRSTGSASKPLKVPGRLRRLRFEKLWEQRGIDDAEESRLLLGRHGPVCCAPQVAVAFSRKDGTKLWKRAAPLGVAAAADGHAVAADVSRVYGFTGRGTGARWLHDHDGIPLGPLLLRKDGLLLTLSEDRTVVAFAEATGREVWRLAPPRTQRSWLTTQGHRALVTTDSGYVYGLDLEDGQVRFRMRAPLPFHGQPVPWGRRFLALLGRGSRWALLLADAHTGEAEWTHEPDLTHPSAPLPVGSRVFLAGEREREGVLLCLDKKGQPVWERPLNLGPGPYALAPLPRAVVVTSASGAAARVAASGTIDWRVGAAGEPLIGALPARTARGVTLVPGERVRAVDPRGGQVLAEVRAGVGLVALQADVRLNLFFLDDTGTLSAYRLGTHFTVVE